The sequence TCGAAGCGTTTGTCGTGGTCCGGGCCCTTCGCGGCGACGTGGCGATAATCCGGCAGCGTGTTGAAACGCTCCTGCGTGATCTCCTGAACGCGCGTTTTGTAATCGACGACAAGAAGGCGTTCGACCTTGCCGGCGAACACCTCGGCGAACTGCCGTTTCACGAAATCGTGCGCGGCGCCGAAACCCTGATCGAGGTAGATCGCGCCGATGACGGACTCGAACACGTCCGCGAGCAGCCGCTTTTTCTCGCGGCCGAGTGTTCGCGTCTCGCCGCGCGACAGGCGGATGAATTTGCCGAGCTCGAGGTCGCCCGCGAGCCTCGCGAGCGTGTCCTTGTTGACGATCCCCGCGCGAAACTTCGTCAGCTCGCCGCTTCCGAGCTCCGGATTATCGCGCAACAGCATGTGCGAGATCGCCAATTGCAG comes from bacterium and encodes:
- the rnc gene encoding ribonuclease III codes for the protein MPPIGEADPGDLAARLGVDFRDPNLLTQALTHASYVHEKSEAGGDYERLEFLGDAVLQLAISHMLLRDNPELGSGELTKFRAGIVNKDTLARLAGDLELGKFIRLSRGETRTLGREKKRLLADVFESVIGAIYLDQGFGAAHDFVKRQFAEVFAGKVERLLVVDYKTRVQEITQERFNTLPDYRHVAAKGPDHDKRFEVELWVGREKYGVGNGRSKKEAEQAAAREAWKAFGLTDPLAHALTRADAGRSS